One Phaseolus vulgaris cultivar G19833 chromosome 2, P. vulgaris v2.0, whole genome shotgun sequence DNA window includes the following coding sequences:
- the LOC137811868 gene encoding ABC transporter G family member 1-like, with product MDSIGDESVSPAARRVMNIEASTLEVEATKMNGGSEGVCLTWKDVWVTASNRNNGSKSILEGLTGYAKPGQLLAIMGPSGCGKSTLLDTLAGRLGSKMRQTGEILINGHKQILTYGTSAYVTQDDTLLTTLTVGEAVHYSAQLQLPDTMSKQEKKERADFTIREMGLQDAINTRIGGWGCKGISGGQKRRVSICIEILTRPKLLFLDEPTSGLDSAASYYVMKRIASLAQNDHIKRTVIASIHQPSSEVFQLFNNLCLLSSGKTVYFGPASAATEFFASYGFPSPSLMNPSDHLLKTINKDFDQDIEVGISGSRNLPTEEVIDILVSSYKNSERNQEVQSEVALLSKKVTSSLDVKRRHAGFLNQCFSLTQRSSINMYRDLGYYWLRMAIYVVLAISLATVFYNLGTSYDSIKDRGSLIAFINGFLTFMTIGGFPSFVEVMKVFQRERENGHYGVSAFVIGNTLSSIPFLVLVTLIPGVIAYFLPGLQNGCEHIVYFICVLFSSLMLVESLMMIVASIVPNYLMGIITGAGIQGIMLLLSGFFKLPNDIPKPVWKYPLHYIAFHTFANQGMFKNEYEGLRFATNHGGASHTYTTGEEVLRNIWQVDMSYSKWVDLAILLGMIVLYRLLFLVIIKIQEKLKTFVLSLSSKRSSQIMANPNATPSR from the exons ATGGATAGCATTGGTGATGAATCTGTTTCACCTGCTGCTAGACGTGTGATGAACATTGAAGCCTCCACTCTAGAAGTGGAAGCAACAAAGATGAATGGTGGAAGTGAGGGTGTCTGCTTGACATGGAAGGATGTGTGGGTGACTGCTTCCAACAGAAACAATGGAAGCAAATCAATTCTTGAGGGTCTCACTGGTTATGCTAAACCAGGGCAACTCTTGGCAATAATGGGTCCCTCTGGCTGTGGTAAATCTACTCTGCTTGATACTTTAGCAG GGAGATTAGGTTCAAAGATGAGGCAAACCGGGGAGATTCTGATCAATGGACACAAACAAATATTGACTTATGGAACCTCA GCATATGTGACACAAGATGATACCTTGTTGACAACCTTAACGGTTGGAGAAGCAGTGCACTATTCTGCTCAACTCCAGTTACCTGACACCATGTCAAaacaagagaagaaagagaGAGCAGACTTTACAAtaagagaaatgggtcttcaaGATGCCATTAACACAAGAATTGGAGGATGGGGTTGTAAAGGGATCAGTGGGGGTCAGAAAAGGAGAGTTAGCATCTGCATTGAGATCCTAACACGCCCTAAACTTCTCTTTCTTGATGAACCAACTAGTGGACTTGATAGTGCAGCTTCCTATTATGTTATGAAAAGAATCGCTTCCCTTGCTCAAAATGACCACATTAAGAGGACTGTTATTGCTTCAATCCATCAACCCAGTAGTGAAGTTTTTCAACTCTTCAATAACCTTTGTCTTTTGTCTTCGGGTAAAACAGTTTACTTTGGACCTGCTTCTGCTGCAACTGag TTCTTTGCTTCATATGGCTTTCCTAGTCCTTCTCTCATGAATCCGTCTGATCATTTACTGAAAACTATAAACAAGGATTTCGATCAG GACATTGAAGTGGGTATATCTGGATCTAGAAACTTACCCACAGAAGAAGTAATTGACATCCTTGTGAGCTCATACAAAAACTCTGAAAGGAATCAAGAAGTTCAAAGTGAAGTAGCCCTACTGTCTAAGAAG GTTACAAGTTCATTGGATGTGAAGAGAAGGCATGCTGGCTTCCTTAATCAGTGCTTTTCTCTTACCCAAAGATCGTCCATTAACATGTATCGTGATCTCGGCTATTATTGGTTACGCATGGCCATATATGTTGTATTGGCTATAAGTTTAGCAACTGTTTTCTATAATTTGGGCACAAGTTATGACTCTATTAAG GATCGAGGTTCGCTTATTGCATTCATCAATGGATTCCTCACTTTCATGACCATTGGTGGATTCCCTTCCTTCGTGGAAGTCATGAAG GTATTTCAGCGAGAAAGAGAAAACGGACATTATGGTGTGAGTGCATTTGTGATTGGGAACACGTTATCATCTATCCCGTTCTTGGTATTGGTTACATTAATTCCTGGAGTTATAGCTTACTTCCTTCCGGGTCTTCAGAATGGATGCGAGCACATAGTGTATTTCAtttgtgttttattttctaGTCTGATGTTAGTGGAGAGCCTTATGATGATAGTTGCAAGCATTGTTCCCAACTATCTAATGGGAATCATAACTGGTGCTGGAATTCAAGGAATCATGCTTTTACTCAGTGGCTTCTTTAAATTGCCAAACGATATTCCCAAACCAGTTTGGAAATACCCTTTGCACTACATTGCTTTTCATACCTTTGCCAACCAAGGAATGTTCAAGAACGAGTATGAAGGACTGAGATTTGCTACCAACCATGGAGGAGCCTCACACACTTACACCACTGGTGAAGAGGTTTTGAGAAATATATGGCAAGTTGACATGAGTTACTCAAAGTGGGTTGATCTTGCAATCTTGTTGGGGATGATTGTTCTATATCGACTTTTATTTTTGGTTATCATCAAGATTCAAGAGAAGTTGAAGACCTTTGTTTTATCACTATCTTCCAAGAGATCATCACAAATCATGGCAAACCCCAACGCCACTCCTTCACGTTGA